The window CATCCGCTCGATGACCCGCAGACGCGCCGAGCGGCTGCGGGGGTTGCGCGCCGCCTCGTCGGGGCCGGGCACGACGCCGCGCCGCTCAAGCAGGCGGCCCAGCCGCGGCGGCAGGGCCACCGGCAGGTGGCGGCTGCCCGGCCGCTCGGCCTCGCCGGACCAGCGACGGAAGCGGGTCTTGACGAGGCGGTCCTCCAGGCTGTGGTAGGTGATGACGGCCAGCCGGCCGCCGGCCGCCAGGCGCCGGAAGGCCTCGTCCAGCCCCTGCTCCAGGGCCTCGTGCTCGTCGTTGACGGCCATGCGCAGGGCCTGGAAGATGCGGCTGAGCAGGTCGTAGCTGCCACGCCGGCCCAGTTTCCCCTCGACCAGATCCCGCAATTGGCCGGTGCTCGCCAGGCCGCCCTGCCGGCGCGCCGCCAGCATGAGGGGGGCCAGCCGGCGCCACTCCCTCACCTCGCCCAGATCCCGCAGGAGGCGGCCCAGGGCCGCCTCGTCCACTACGTCGAGCAGGTGGCCGGCGTCCCGCGGCCGGCGGCGGTCCATGCGCATGTCGAGGGGTCCGTCAAAGCGGTAGGAGAAGCCGCGGGCGGGAGTGTCGATCTGGTGGGAGGAGAGACCCAGGTCCATCAGGATGCCCGTGAAGCGGAGGTCCTGCCAGGGGGCCGGCAGGCGGTCCAGCTCGCCGAAGCTGTGGCGCAGCAGGGTGACGCGTGAGTCCCGCCCGAGCACCTGGTGTTCCCCCATCTGATTGCTTTCCGCACCAGCCTGCGCCCGCACGTGCGCGTGCGCGTCCTCGTCCCAATCCAAGGCCAGCAGCCGACCCGATTCGTCCAGGCGGTCCAGGATGGCGCGGCTGTGTCCGCCCCCGCCCATGGTGCAGTCCAGGTAGAGTCCGCCCGGGGAAGTGACCAGTCGTTCCATCACTTCCCTTGCCAGGACGGGTTCGTGATACATCGGTCAGACGAAGATGGCGGGCGGCAGGCCTGCGCGCGCGTGCCGCCGGGCCGCCGGCTGCGGAATGCCCGAGAAGAGGAGGCCCCGCCCCGCGGGACGACGGGCCAGCACGGTCTTGAGCCAGCTGGTGGCCTCGGGACCGGCGGCGTTCCTCACCTGGCGGAAGTCGAACTGGATGCGGCGTCCGCCCGGCATGGCGCCCAGGATGAAGGCCAGCTGTTCCACCGAGCCGGCGTCCAGCTCGCCCTTGAGGCGGAAGAGGTCCAGGTCTCCCTGGCTGCGCTGCACGATGTGCATGCCCACCTCGACGCTACTCCCCGTCCTGCAGGTGCATGGACTTCTGGTATTCGTCCGGATTCCAGATCTGCACGTAATCGATGAAGCCGGCCAGTTTCACGTCGCCGCCCTTCTCCAGCCGGGCCAGCTTGATCAGCTCGGCGGGGACCTTGATCCGACCCTGGGCATCCACCGGACAAGGGAAGGCGCAGGAGATCTGGCGCCGGATGAGGATGCGGTTGGCGGGCACGGAGCGGTCCAGGCTGGTCAGGCGATCCTGGAGTTTCTGGTACTCGGCGGGGGTGTAGACAGCCACGCACTCGTCCCGGTCCCGCACCAGATAGACCAGGGCGTCGTCGCCGGGGGCAAGGTCGGCCTTGAAGGCGGAAGGAATCTTCACCCTCCCCTTCTCATCCATGGCGTAGGAGTATTCTCCCATGAAGTACGGCATGGCGACCCTCGATGCCCACGAATTACCACAATTCGCCCGAAAAGTACGCGTTCACTGACATGAAGTCAAGCGTTTTCGGCCACATTTCGCACATCAATCAACTGTCAATCAGCATTCTCATTGCATATCAACACTATAATTTGACTCCTGCTCATGGGGCCAGCGTGGTTTTTTGTGGGAGGTAGTGAGTCTCCCTTCCCCCACTGGTGCGGGCGGGCGACGCTCAACAAAGTTCGGACTATTGTGATTTGTACAATGAGGACTTATGGCTTGGTTCAGTTCAGTTTGATCCCGCTTCGCGCCAGGTTTGACGAAGCCACCGCGCAAGGTGGGGGATCCGCCCCCGAATCTGCACCTTGGCGGCAAAGGTGGACAAGGACAGCTTGGGAAGCACCATGGCCGATCCCTTCGACCTGAAACTGCGCGCCTTGGCCGATCCCCGCCGGCGGCGGATCCTGGAACTGCTGGCGGTGCGGGATCGTGGCGTGGCCGACCTGGCGGAGGAATGCGGGCTCAGCGCGCCCACCGTCTCCCACCACCTGGCCATCCTGCGCGAGGCCGGTCTGGCCGGCATGCGCAAGGAAGGCCGCCACCACGACTTCTACCTGGTGCCCACCGGACCGGGGGAGCTGGTCCAGTGGTTGAACCTCTTGCGGCAACGCCGCAGCCAACCAGCCTGGAACCAGGAAGCCTACCGGGAGGCGGCACTCAGATCCTTTCTGGAGCACTCCCAGCGTGGCCTGCCATCCCATCCGCGTCGTCGCCAGGTGGTGCTGGACTGGTTCCACTCGCTGCTGGAGAGGGATCGTTTGTTGCCCGTGGAGGAAGTGGCCGCCCTTTGGTCACCCCATTACGCGGACTGGGAGGAGATCCTGGCCGCCCTGGTGGAACTGGGCCGGGTGGAGCGGCGGGGCGACTACATCCTGATTTCGGATTGAAACTCTTGATAGGCAAACAGCTGCACGCTGTCGGGGTGAAGCCTGAAGTTGGGTGCGATCAGCTTGATGAGGCTGACCACATTGCGCTGGACATTGTCCAGGTCCTGGCAGGGAAAAGGCAGGGGCACGATGCGCCCGATGCAGTCCTTCTCCCCGATGCGGCGCACCAGCAGGTAGTCCGGATTGTCCAAGCGGAAGTAGAGTTCCATGGCCTTTTTGCAGGAGTCCAGATTCTCCTGCAATTTCGGTGTGATTTCCAGGCCGACGAACAACTTCGTTTCCAGTCTGCTCACGGCGCCCCCATTGCTGCCTTGGACCGGCACAATGATTGCAAATGTCAGCCGTCCGGGGAAGTGCCGGCCGCCCTCTCCCGCGCCCCCTCCTGGCGGAGCAGCTCGGCCTGGCGCGCCGGCGCGCCATCCTCCTCATCGCTGCGTCCCGGTTCCTGCAGATGCCCGGCCAGCCCGGGCAGCGCGCGCCGCAGTTCCGCCAACAGCTGCCAGGCCGCCCGCCGGTAGGAGGCGTGCCCCGCCGGCGTGCTGCGCAGGCGGATGAGGTGGTCGCATTCCCTCAGGTTCATCTTCAACACAAAGCGGTGGCGGAAGGCCAGGGGCACCAGGTAGGCGGCCGCCTCGCCCTCCTCGCGGGCCATGGTCTCCCACAGGCTGCGCACGCGGGCGAGCAGGTCCTCCACCTCCCCCTGCCAGGGGCAGCCCTGCAGTTCGTCGGGCAGTTCCCAGCCCCAGCGGCATCCCAGGGGTGTCAGCGTGGGGCTGAGCATGCGGTGGCGCTGCAGGTCGCGGAAGGCGCCATAGTCCAGGCAGAATTCCACGGTCACGGTGGCCTGTTCCAGGGCACGGGGCGCCTGATCATGAGGGCCGCGCCCGCCCAGGATCCGATCGAAGATGCGGCGCCGCGTCTCCGCATCCAGGCCCGCCGCCACCCGGCGGGCCTCCGCCAGGTCCACCGGCCGCGACTGGAGGATCCAGTCGGCCAGGATGCGCAGCTCGGCATCGGCGTCCCAGTCCACCAGACGGACGCGGGGCCAGTCCGCGCCGCCCGTGCCGCCGGCTGGTGGGAGGACCTCCGCCAAGGTGGCGGCGAGGCCCCGCTGGTGGTCCGAGGGGCGGGAATGGCGCAGGAGGACGGGCGTGATGCGGCAGCCCTCCTCCTCCAGGCGGTCGCCCAGCTGGCGCAGCTCGGCCAGGGGATGGGCGCGCAGCCGGCGGATGAGATGGGCCGCGACGCGCGCGTTGAGCGTCATGCCCAGGCTGGTCTTCGCCCCGGCCGGCAGCAGGTAGCGGGCCGTGTCGCAGGCGGAGGCGTGCACGGCCTGGCGCCAGGCCCGGTCGGACAAGCCGGCGGCGCGGGGTCCCGCCTCGAGACGGGCGCGCGCCCACTGGAGGACGCGGGTGTAGGCGGCGTAGAGTTCGCCCACGAGGGCAAGGGCCGCGCTCTCCCAGCAGCGGCCCCGCCACTCCTCCGGCACGTGGAAGCGCCCCTCGTCGAAGACCTGGTAACGGGAACTCTTCTCGGTGAAACTGGCCAGGCGCGCCTCCTCGAGAGCCTTGGCGGCCAGGATGGAGCAATCCTCCACCGCGACATGCAGCACGGCGTGCTCGGCCACGCTGGCATGGCCGTAGCCCAGCACCCATTTCTCGTGGAAGGCCGCGGCGCGGGCCTGGTCGAAGCCGTGCCTGGTGGAGGCAAGGGGCAACCTGTCCTCCTCCATCAGCTTGAGCAGGTTCTCGCGGAAACCCGCCGGGCTGCGGCTGACCTGGGCGAAGAGCACGGCCACCACCTCCGGCGGCAGGCCGTGCACGGCGGAGACAGGCCGGTCCAGATGTGTGACGTGGGCGGCCAGACGCTCGGCGGGAGTCATTCCTTCTCATTCCTCCGGTGTGGTCGAACATCAGCCCCGGTGGTAGGGGCGGCCCTCGCGGATCATCAGCGCCCGGTAGAGCTGCTCCAGGAGCACCAGGCGCACCATCTGGTGGGTGAAGGTGAGGCGCGAGAGGCTGAGCACCAGCCCGGCCCGTCGACGCAGCTCCGGGTCGAGGCCCTCCGCCCCACCCACCACGAAGCGGAAGCGACTGACCCCCGACCCCAGCCGGCCCTCCAGCCAGGCGGCCAGCTCCGGGCTGTTGAAGGTGCGGCCGCCCTCGTCCAGGGCCACCAGCTCCTCCCGCGCGTCCAACCCTTCCAGCAGACGGGCGGCCTCCGCCCGGCGGGCGGCCTCCGGCGGCAGCCCGGGACCCAGGGTCTCCGCCTTGTGCACCACCAGCTCCACGTTGGCCCAGGCGCATAGGCGCTTGCGGTACTCGGACTCCGCCTCCTGCAGCCAGGCTTCCCGGCTGCGCCCGACCACGTGGATGGCGAAGGTCACTCGCCCTCCGCGGCGGAGTGTTCAAGCGAACCCGACGCGAAGCGCTCGGGCCAGCAAGAGGCCAGGTAGTCCCGCAGCTTCCCCTCCAGGCCCCGGCGGCTGGGACGGTAGAGGCGCAGGTCCTCCAGTCCCTCCGGCAGGTAGGCCTGGCGCGCGAAACTGCCCTCGTGGTCGGGCGGGTATTGGTAATCCGCGCCGTGGCCCAGCTCCCTGGCCAGGCGGGTCGGGGCGTTGCGCAAGTGGACGGGGACGGGGTCGGCGCCCCGGGCGCGCACCACCCGGCGCGCCTCGAGGATGGCAGCGGCGCAGGCGTTGGACTTGGGCTGCGCCGCGAGGAAGGCCGCGCACTGGGCCAGCGGATACATGGCCTCGGGCAGTCCCAGCTTGTGGACGGCCTCGAAGCAGGCGTTGGCCAGCACCAGCCCGTTGGGCGCGGCGTTGCCGATGTCCTCGCTGGCCAGGATGAGCAGGCGCCGGGCGATGAAGCGCGGCTCCTCGCCGCTCTCCAGCAGGCGCGCCAGCCAGTAGATGGCGGCGTCGGCGTCGCTGCCGCGCACACTCTTGATCAGGGCGCTGATCTGGTCGTAGTGCTGGTCTCCGCCCTTGTCGAAGGGCAGGCGGTGGCCCTGGCCCGTCGCCTGCAGCTCGGCCAGGCCGATGCGGCGCCGACCCTCCGCGTCGGGCCGCGCCACCGTCGCCGCCATCTCCAGCAGTTGCAGCAGGCGCCGGGCATCGCCGCCCGCCAGCAGGCAGAGCCGCGCCCGCGCCGCCTCTTCCAGCTCCGCCTTGAGGCTGGCCAGCCACTCGTCGCGCTCCAGGGCGCGCCCGGCCAGCTCCAGCAGGGCCACGTCGTCCAGCGGGCGCAGGGTCAGCAGATGGCAGCGCGAGAGGAGGGCGGGGATGATCTCGAAGCCGGGATTCTCGGTCGTCGCCGCCAGCAGCGTCAGGGTGCCGTCCTCGACGGTCTTGAGGAGGGCGTCCTGCTGGGCCTTGTTGTAGCGATGGATCTCGTCGATGAAGAGCAGGCTGCGCCGCCCGTGCAGATTGAGCGCCGCCTCCGCCGCCTCGAAGACCTTGCGCAGCTCCCCCACGCCGCTGGTGACGGCGTTGAGGGAGTGGGTCTCGGCCCCGCTCTCGTCCATGATGAGGCGGGCCAGGGTCGTCTTGCCGCAGCCGGGCGGCCCCCAGAACAGGACCGACTCGAGGCGGCCCGTCTCCAGCATGCGGCGGAGCGGGCTGTCCGGGCCGGTCAGCTCGGGCTGGCCCACCACCTCGTCCAGGCGGCGGGCGCGCATGCGCTCGGCCAGCGGCGCCAGGCGGCGACGCTCCTCGGGATCATGGAAGAGGTTGGGGTGCGGAGTCCGGCTCATGTCCTGCCCTGGCTGTGTGACGAACGGCAAGGTAGGAATCGACGCCTGACGCCCGACCCGGGCGGGATCCTCCGGCCGTGGCCTCGTCCTCTTCACCATCTCCGGCCGACCGGCCGGGGCTACCCCAGGTAGTCGATGGAACAGCCTCAGCCGTCCCACATCCTTTCATAGGCTTCCCGCCGCGCCGCGATGAAGGCCATCGGATCCTCGTCCACCCGCAGGCGGCGCAGCACCGGTCGGCGCCGGGTGTCGAACTCCTGGATCCAGCGATCCGGCCAGCCCGGCAGGCCCAGGACGCGGATGGGTCCGGTCATGCCGCTGTCCGCTTCCGACTCTATCAAGGCGGCGGCCAGGATGGCCTCAAGCTGGTCCGGATCCAGGCGGATGGCCTGGCCCGGTACCAGCCCAATCAGCACGGCTTCCATGGATGTCTCCGGAAAGGGGTCCCACGTGCGCAAAGCCAAGGAGCGAAGGAAGGCGGCAACCCGATTCGCCCGCAATCACCGGCCCGGGTTCGACGCATTGCGGGCCAGCAGTCTAAGCACGGCGCTGCGCCCGCGGTGCAGCAGCCCCTCCTCCAACTCCAATTCCGTCTCTTCCAGGTGGAGGATCTCCAGCCCGGCGAAGTCCCGTCCAAGTTCCACCGGCTCATAGAGCAGGTCCGGGTGGGAAGGGCCGCCCGTGCGGAAGGCCAGTTGCCGCGGCGTGAAGGCCTCCATCACCAGGAGGCCACCGGGGACCAGGCTGGCGGCCAGACGGCGGTGAAGCTCCCGCCGGGGCGCCGGCGGCAGGTGCAGGTAGCACAGGACAACCAGCTCGTAGGCATGCGCCGGGCAGTCCCAGGTGATCAAGTCCGCCAGGACCGTCTGGTAGCGCGCCGCGCAAGCGCGTTCGCGGGCCAGGCGCCTGGCCTTCTCCAGCCCCACCCGCGAGCCGTCCACCGCGGTGACCCTCAGGCCGCGCTCGGCCAGCCAGACCCCGTTGCGGCCCTCCCCGTCGGCGACGGCCAGGGCGCGGCCCATCCGCGGCAGCAGCCCGTCCTGGGCCTCCAGCCAGCGGTTGGGCGCCGTGCCGTAGACGTAGTCCTCCGTCGCGAAGCGCTCGTCCCATGGATTCGACCAGCTCACGCCAACCTCCCAGCGCTTGACCGACCGGGGCCAAGCCTCCGCCCCCGGATGATCGGCCGGCCGCTGCGGCTCGTTACGGCAAAGCCCACCCGTCTCGCGACGGATGGGCTCCTGTCAGACATGCCGGCCGGACTACTTGTCCAGCTGCTCCTCGTAGCCGACGAACTCGAGGATGGCCATCTCGGCCTGGTCGCCGGGGCGGGTGCCCACGCGGATGATGCGCGTGTAGCCGCCCGGCCGGTCCGCGAAGCGCGGGCCGATCTCGTCGAAGAGGTGCTTGACCACGTCCTTGTGCACCAGATGGGCCAGCACGTGGCGCCGGGCCGCCAGGGTGCCCTTCTTGGCGAAGGTGACCATGCGCTCCGTGTAGCTGCGCGCCGCCTGCGCCTTGCCGATGGTGGTCGTGATGCGCTTGTGCTCAATCAGGCCACAGGCCAGGTTCGCCAGCAGGGCGCGGCGATGGGAGGTGCTGCGGTTGAGCTTGACTTGGGATTTCCGGTGTCTCATGGTGTCCCGCCTTAATCGTTCTTGCCCATGTCGCCCAGGTAGCGCGAGATGTCCATGCCGAACTCCAGCCCGTGCGTTTTCAGCACGGCGGTCAGCTCGTTGAGGGACTTGCGGCCGAAGTTCTTGTACTTCAGCATCTCGGCTTCCGACTTGCCCACCAGCTCGCCGATCGTCTTGATGCGGGCCTCCTTGATGCAATTGGAGGCGCGCACCGTCAGCTCCAGCTCCTCGACGTTCTTCAGCAGCAGCTTGCGGATGTTGAGGACCTCTTCGTCGATCTCCTCCTCGGGCGACTCCGAGGGGTTCATGTCGAACTCGATGAAGAGCCGCACGTGCTCCATCAGGGTGCGCCCCGCCAGGGTGAGGGCGTCGTCGGGAGTGACCGTGCCGTTGGTGGTGATCTCGAGGATCAGTTTCTCATAGTCCGTCTTGTGGCCCACCCGGGTGTTCTCCACGCGGTAGGTGACGTTGGTCACCGGCGAGAAGAGCGAATCGACGGGGATGGTGCCGATGGGCTGGTCGTCCATCTGGTTGTCCTCGGCCGGCACATAGCCGAAACCGCGCCGCACCTCCAGCTCCATCAGCAGATCGCTGGCCGTGTTGACGGTGGCGATGTGCAGGTCGGGGTTCATCACCTCGATCTCGGTGCTGGCCTTCTGCAGGTCGGCGGCGGTGATGGTGGCCGGCCCCTTGATCTGCAGGGTGAGGCGCTCCGGCCGCTTGGAAAGCAGCTTGACCTGGACCTGCTTGAGGTTGAGGATGATGTCCGTCACGTCCTCGGTCACGCCGGGGATGGTGGAGAACTCCTGCAGCACGCCGTCGATCCGCACGTGGGTGATGGCCGCACCCGGAATCGAGGAGAGGAGCATGCGCCTGAGCGAATTGCCCAGGGTGACGCCGTAACCGCGCTCCAGAGGCTGAAGGAAGAAGCGGCCGAAAGACGGGCTGTAGCTGGTGTGGTCCAGCTCGACGGCTTCCGGGCGCTGGGGATTGAGTCCGTTCATGCAGTCGGGTCTCCTGTTCGAAGCTGCTTCCGAGGGCTGCCGACACTGCCGCGGGCAGCCGCCAAGGCCGGACACGGGGACCGGGGGAGTGCCCTGGCGGCAGATTCCCCGGCGGACCACCGGACGCGACAAGGGCGGCCGGGCGGAATCAGATGCGGCGCTTCTTGCGCGGCCGACAACCGTTGTGCGGCAGCGGCGTCGTGTCCTTGATCGCCGTGACCATCAGGCCGGCGGCCTGCAGGGCGCGGATCGAGGACTCGCGGCCGGCTCCCGGCCCTTTGACAAAGACGGACACCCGGCGCAGGCCCAGGTCCATGGCGGCCTTGGCGCACTCGGCGGCCGCCAGCTGGGCGGCGAAGGCCGTGCTCTTGCGCGACCCCTTGAATCGGCCGCGGGCGCCGCCCGAGGACCAGGAGATCACGTTGCCGTAGCTGTCCGTGAGAGAGACGATGGTGTTGTTGAAGCTCGCCTTGATGAAGGCGCTCCCCACCGCGTCCACCTTCTCCTTCTTCTTGACTTTCTTCTTGACGGTCTTGGCCAAGATATCCTCCGGGGACTGGGATTAACCCTTCTTCACCACGCCGCTGGACTTCTTGCGTCCCTTGCGCGTGCGGGCGTTGTTCTTCGTGTTCTGACCGCGAACAGGCAGGTTGCGGCGATGGCGCAGGCCACGATAGCAGCCGATATCCATCAGCCGCTTGATGTTCATCGTGATCTCCGTCCGCAGAGCGCCCTCGACCTTGATGTCGTTCTGGATCACCGCGCGGATGCGCCTCAGCTCCTCCTCGTCCAGGTTCATCACCCGGGTGTCCGGACTGACATTGGCCTTCTCCAGGATGGAGCGGGCCATGGACAGGCCGATTCCGAAGATGTAGGTGAGCCCGATCTCGACGCGCTTGTTCTTGGGCAGATCAACTCCGGCAATGCGTGCCAATGGTGCCTCCCGAATGCGGGGCGGTTCCGGCCTCTACCGGTCCGCCACCTTCTGACTGGGCTCTAGCCCTGACGCTGCTTGTGCTTGCGGGTTTTGCTGCAGATGACGCGTACCACGCCGGCACGCCGCACGATCTTGCAGCTCTCGCAGATTTTCTTGACCGACGCTTTGACTTTCATCGCCGAGTCTCCCTCTATCCTCGTCCAGTGTTTTGTTCAACTCGTCTTGCAGCGGCTTGTCCGGTGCAAGGCGCTTCAGCCGCGAAGCCGGTTGCAAGCGCCATCCTTGCAGCGGCTTGTCCGGTGCAAGGCGCTTCAGCCGCGAAGTCGGCTGCAAGCGCCGCGGCCAAGGCCGCGCTGCGCGTCGGCCTTGGCCTACTTGTGCCTGAAGGTGATCCGCCCCCTGGTCAGATCATAGGGGGACAGCTCCACCGTCACCTTGTCCCCGGGCAGGATGCGGATGTAGTGCATGCGCATCTTCCCCGAGATATGGGCCAACACGATGTGGCCATTATCCAGCTTGACCCGGAAGGAGGCGTTGGGCAGCGTCTCCAACACGGTTCCGTCGATCTTGATGATGTCCGTCTTTCCCATGCCGCTCCTAGTCGAGGGTCAGGATCTCCGGCTCCGCGTCCGTGACGCGAATCTGATGTTCGAAATGGGCGCTGTCGGATCCGTCGGCCGTGGCCACCGTCCAGCCATCGCCCAACACCCGGATGCGCCACTCGCCGGCGTTGATCATGGGCTCCAGGGCCAGGCACATGCCGGCCCGCAGCCGCAGCCCTTGCCCCGCCGTGCCGTAGTTCGGCACTTCCGGTGCCTCGTGCACGGCGCCGCCCACTCCGTGGCCCACCATGTCCCGCACCACGGAATAGCCAAGTGCCTCCACATGGGCGGAAACCGCGGCGCCGATGTCGCCGATCCGGTTCCCACCCCGCGCCGCCTCGATGCCCTTGAAGAGGGACTCGCGCGTGGCCACCATCAAGCGCCGGCGCTCCTCGCTCACCCGGCCGACCGGGAAGCTGCGCGCCGAATCCCCGTAGCAACCGTCCAGGCAGGTGCCGGCATCGATCTTAACGATGTCGCCCTCCTGCAGGAGGCGATCCCCCGGTATGCCGTGCACCACCTCGTCATTGATCGAGATGCAGCAGCAGGCCGGAAAGGGCGCCACTCCGGGCGGACCCGGCACGCCGATGAAGGAGGGTCTGGCGCCCTGGGAGCGGATGAAGCTGTCAACGATCCGGTTCAACTCGGCCGTGCTCACTCCCGGCCCGATGTGGGCTTCCACCAGGCGGAAGGCCTGGGGAAGGATCCGGCAGGCCCGACGGATCCCCTCGAACTCCCGGCTGCTGTAAAGACGCGCCATCGACTAGCCCAGCATGGACAGGATGGCGCGGAAGACATCCTCCACCGGCGCCATGCCGTTCACCCGGCGCAGGCGTCCCCGCTCCTCGTAAAAGCGGATGAGGGGCGCCGTCTGCTCCTCGAAGATCCGCAGGCGGTGCCGGACCGTCTCGGCCGAGTCGTCGTCGCGCGGCCCCACCGGCCCGCCGCACTTCGTGCAGCGCGAGGGGATCTCCCCCGTCTGGGCGTTGTAATCCGCGCCGCAGTCCCGACAAGTGAAGCGTGCCCCAAGGCGGCGCACCAGTGTTTCGGAATCGGACTCCAGGGCGACGACGGCGCTCAGTCCCATGCCGTCCCGCTCCAGGATGGCCTCCAGCCCCTCGGCCTGGGCCACCGTTCGCGGAAAGCCATCCAGGATGAAGCCGCCGCGGCAATCCTCCTGCTTCAGGCGATCCTGGACGATTTCAAGGATCAGGTCGTCCGGCACCAAGTTGCCCTGGTCCAGGTAGTACTTCACGCGCACGCCCAACTCGGTTCCGCGCCGGATCTGGTCGCGCAGGATGTCGCCCGTCGAGACCTGTGGAATGCCCATCTCGGTGGAGATCCGCTTGGCTTGCGTTCCCTTTCCAGCGCCCGGGGCGCCCAGCAGGATCAATCGCATTCCACTCCTCCACCCATCAGGACATGCGGCTTCGTCCCCGGATCCGCCCCGACTTCATCAGGCCATCGTAATGCCGCATCGTCAGATGCGACTCGATCTGCTGGAGGGTGTCCAGCGCGAC is drawn from bacterium and contains these coding sequences:
- the rsmH gene encoding 16S rRNA (cytosine(1402)-N(4))-methyltransferase RsmH — protein: MYHEPVLAREVMERLVTSPGGLYLDCTMGGGGHSRAILDRLDESGRLLALDWDEDAHAHVRAQAGAESNQMGEHQVLGRDSRVTLLRHSFGELDRLPAPWQDLRFTGILMDLGLSSHQIDTPARGFSYRFDGPLDMRMDRRRPRDAGHLLDVVDEAALGRLLRDLGEVREWRRLAPLMLAARRQGGLASTGQLRDLVEGKLGRRGSYDLLSRIFQALRMAVNDEHEALEQGLDEAFRRLAAGGRLAVITYHSLEDRLVKTRFRRWSGEAERPGSRHLPVALPPRLGRLLERRGVVPGPDEAARNPRSRSARLRVIERMEA
- a CDS encoding metalloregulator ArsR/SmtB family transcription factor encodes the protein MADPFDLKLRALADPRRRRILELLAVRDRGVADLAEECGLSAPTVSHHLAILREAGLAGMRKEGRHHDFYLVPTGPGELVQWLNLLRQRRSQPAWNQEAYREAALRSFLEHSQRGLPSHPRRRQVVLDWFHSLLERDRLLPVEEVAALWSPHYADWEEILAALVELGRVERRGDYILISD
- a CDS encoding FAD-dependent thymidylate synthase; this encodes MTPAERLAAHVTHLDRPVSAVHGLPPEVVAVLFAQVSRSPAGFRENLLKLMEEDRLPLASTRHGFDQARAAAFHEKWVLGYGHASVAEHAVLHVAVEDCSILAAKALEEARLASFTEKSSRYQVFDEGRFHVPEEWRGRCWESAALALVGELYAAYTRVLQWARARLEAGPRAAGLSDRAWRQAVHASACDTARYLLPAGAKTSLGMTLNARVAAHLIRRLRAHPLAELRQLGDRLEEEGCRITPVLLRHSRPSDHQRGLAATLAEVLPPAGGTGGADWPRVRLVDWDADAELRILADWILQSRPVDLAEARRVAAGLDAETRRRIFDRILGGRGPHDQAPRALEQATVTVEFCLDYGAFRDLQRHRMLSPTLTPLGCRWGWELPDELQGCPWQGEVEDLLARVRSLWETMAREEGEAAAYLVPLAFRHRFVLKMNLRECDHLIRLRSTPAGHASYRRAAWQLLAELRRALPGLAGHLQEPGRSDEEDGAPARQAELLRQEGARERAAGTSPDG
- a CDS encoding 23S rRNA (pseudouridine(1915)-N(3))-methyltransferase RlmH, producing MTFAIHVVGRSREAWLQEAESEYRKRLCAWANVELVVHKAETLGPGLPPEAARRAEAARLLEGLDAREELVALDEGGRTFNSPELAAWLEGRLGSGVSRFRFVVGGAEGLDPELRRRAGLVLSLSRLTFTHQMVRLVLLEQLYRALMIREGRPYHRG
- a CDS encoding replication-associated recombination protein A: MSRTPHPNLFHDPEERRRLAPLAERMRARRLDEVVGQPELTGPDSPLRRMLETGRLESVLFWGPPGCGKTTLARLIMDESGAETHSLNAVTSGVGELRKVFEAAEAALNLHGRRSLLFIDEIHRYNKAQQDALLKTVEDGTLTLLAATTENPGFEIIPALLSRCHLLTLRPLDDVALLELAGRALERDEWLASLKAELEEAARARLCLLAGGDARRLLQLLEMAATVARPDAEGRRRIGLAELQATGQGHRLPFDKGGDQHYDQISALIKSVRGSDADAAIYWLARLLESGEEPRFIARRLLILASEDIGNAAPNGLVLANACFEAVHKLGLPEAMYPLAQCAAFLAAQPKSNACAAAILEARRVVRARGADPVPVHLRNAPTRLARELGHGADYQYPPDHEGSFARQAYLPEGLEDLRLYRPSRRGLEGKLRDYLASCWPERFASGSLEHSAAEGE
- a CDS encoding methyltransferase domain-containing protein, which translates into the protein MSWSNPWDERFATEDYVYGTAPNRWLEAQDGLLPRMGRALAVADGEGRNGVWLAERGLRVTAVDGSRVGLEKARRLARERACAARYQTVLADLITWDCPAHAYELVVLCYLHLPPAPRRELHRRLAASLVPGGLLVMEAFTPRQLAFRTGGPSHPDLLYEPVELGRDFAGLEILHLEETELELEEGLLHRGRSAVLRLLARNASNPGR
- the rplQ gene encoding 50S ribosomal protein L17 codes for the protein MRHRKSQVKLNRSTSHRRALLANLACGLIEHKRITTTIGKAQAARSYTERMVTFAKKGTLAARRHVLAHLVHKDVVKHLFDEIGPRFADRPGGYTRIIRVGTRPGDQAEMAILEFVGYEEQLDK
- a CDS encoding DNA-directed RNA polymerase subunit alpha, whose protein sequence is MNGLNPQRPEAVELDHTSYSPSFGRFFLQPLERGYGVTLGNSLRRMLLSSIPGAAITHVRIDGVLQEFSTIPGVTEDVTDIILNLKQVQVKLLSKRPERLTLQIKGPATITAADLQKASTEIEVMNPDLHIATVNTASDLLMELEVRRGFGYVPAEDNQMDDQPIGTIPVDSLFSPVTNVTYRVENTRVGHKTDYEKLILEITTNGTVTPDDALTLAGRTLMEHVRLFIEFDMNPSESPEEEIDEEVLNIRKLLLKNVEELELTVRASNCIKEARIKTIGELVGKSEAEMLKYKNFGRKSLNELTAVLKTHGLEFGMDISRYLGDMGKND
- the rpsK gene encoding 30S ribosomal protein S11, whose amino-acid sequence is MAKTVKKKVKKKEKVDAVGSAFIKASFNNTIVSLTDSYGNVISWSSGGARGRFKGSRKSTAFAAQLAAAECAKAAMDLGLRRVSVFVKGPGAGRESSIRALQAAGLMVTAIKDTTPLPHNGCRPRKKRRI
- the rpsM gene encoding 30S ribosomal protein S13; this translates as MARIAGVDLPKNKRVEIGLTYIFGIGLSMARSILEKANVSPDTRVMNLDEEELRRIRAVIQNDIKVEGALRTEITMNIKRLMDIGCYRGLRHRRNLPVRGQNTKNNARTRKGRKKSSGVVKKG
- the rpmJ gene encoding 50S ribosomal protein L36, translating into MKVKASVKKICESCKIVRRAGVVRVICSKTRKHKQRQG
- the infA gene encoding translation initiation factor IF-1; protein product: MGKTDIIKIDGTVLETLPNASFRVKLDNGHIVLAHISGKMRMHYIRILPGDKVTVELSPYDLTRGRITFRHK
- the map gene encoding type I methionyl aminopeptidase codes for the protein MARLYSSREFEGIRRACRILPQAFRLVEAHIGPGVSTAELNRIVDSFIRSQGARPSFIGVPGPPGVAPFPACCCISINDEVVHGIPGDRLLQEGDIVKIDAGTCLDGCYGDSARSFPVGRVSEERRRLMVATRESLFKGIEAARGGNRIGDIGAAVSAHVEALGYSVVRDMVGHGVGGAVHEAPEVPNYGTAGQGLRLRAGMCLALEPMINAGEWRIRVLGDGWTVATADGSDSAHFEHQIRVTDAEPEILTLD